In the Candidatus Omnitrophota bacterium genome, one interval contains:
- the recQ gene encoding DNA helicase RecQ, whose translation MPTHVNQSPRSILKSVFGFDSFRPLQEDCIFSILEKRDALLLMPTGGGKSLCYQLPALAFDGLTVVVSPLISLMQDQVSQLKDLGVAAGVLNSSLSWDEYRWNAESVRDGTTKILFMAPETLVKDDVLEMLSSVAVDLFAVDEAHCISEWGHDFRPEYRQLSHLRPRFPEAVWLAMTATATERVRQDIVRNLELRDPRIFTGSFNRTNLFYEIIPKINPLAQTLDFLGRFREQSGIIYCFSRQQVETLAVQLQRSGFTALPYHAGLPDDERRRNQEMFIRDDVQVMVATIAFGMGINKPNVRFVIHYDMPRNIESYYQETGRAGRDGLPSHCLLLFGYGDIHKIKYLIEQKSDEDEKRSAQMHLNAMISFAESEDCRRRPLLEYFGERAEKDNCGLCDRCVNPRTPTFDMTLAAMKFLAVVLRTGQRFGAGHVINVLTGSENEKVLQYEHNETDVFGVGKEFSARQWQFLLRQMVQQKLVLKSDDIYGVLKISSFGMDVLKHKGKILGFPPPEENTRSSRPAKARKDAVEEYDGQLFERLRRRRKELADAQNVPPYIIFSDKTLIELSQQRPVTREGFANIYGVGAKKLEAYAEEFIRVIREHQVGP comes from the coding sequence ATGCCCACGCACGTTAACCAGTCTCCGCGTTCCATCCTCAAATCCGTTTTCGGTTTTGATTCGTTCCGCCCCCTGCAGGAGGACTGTATCTTCTCTATATTAGAGAAGAGAGACGCCCTTTTGCTTATGCCGACCGGCGGCGGGAAATCGCTGTGCTATCAGCTCCCCGCGCTGGCCTTTGACGGGCTGACCGTGGTTGTTTCTCCGCTCATTTCCCTCATGCAGGACCAGGTCTCGCAGTTGAAGGACCTCGGCGTCGCGGCCGGGGTGCTCAACAGTTCCCTGTCCTGGGATGAATACCGCTGGAACGCCGAATCCGTCAGAGATGGGACAACGAAGATTCTTTTCATGGCGCCGGAAACCCTGGTGAAGGACGACGTCCTGGAGATGCTGTCCTCTGTGGCCGTGGACCTGTTCGCCGTGGACGAGGCGCACTGCATCTCCGAATGGGGGCACGATTTCCGGCCCGAGTACCGGCAGTTGTCCCATCTGCGGCCCCGGTTCCCCGAGGCCGTGTGGCTGGCCATGACCGCCACCGCGACCGAGCGGGTGCGGCAGGACATCGTGCGCAATCTGGAACTGCGCGATCCTCGGATTTTCACCGGCAGTTTCAACCGGACCAACCTGTTTTACGAGATCATTCCCAAGATCAATCCCCTGGCGCAGACCCTGGATTTTTTGGGCCGGTTCCGGGAGCAGAGCGGGATCATTTACTGCTTTTCCCGCCAGCAGGTGGAGACCCTGGCCGTCCAGCTGCAGCGCAGCGGGTTCACGGCCCTGCCTTACCACGCCGGGCTTCCCGACGACGAGCGCCGGCGCAACCAGGAGATGTTCATCCGCGACGACGTGCAGGTGATGGTGGCCACGATCGCCTTCGGCATGGGCATCAACAAGCCCAACGTGCGTTTTGTCATCCACTACGACATGCCGCGCAACATCGAGTCGTATTACCAGGAGACCGGGCGCGCGGGACGGGACGGCCTGCCCTCGCACTGCCTGCTGTTGTTCGGGTACGGGGACATCCACAAGATCAAATATCTGATCGAGCAGAAGAGCGACGAGGACGAAAAGCGATCGGCCCAGATGCACCTGAACGCCATGATCAGCTTCGCCGAGTCCGAGGACTGCCGTCGAAGACCCCTGCTGGAATATTTCGGCGAGCGCGCCGAGAAAGACAACTGCGGGCTGTGCGACAGATGCGTGAATCCCCGCACGCCGACGTTCGACATGACGCTCGCGGCCATGAAATTCCTGGCGGTGGTCCTGCGCACGGGCCAGCGGTTCGGCGCGGGGCATGTGATCAATGTGCTGACCGGCAGTGAGAACGAGAAAGTCCTGCAGTACGAGCACAACGAGACCGACGTGTTCGGGGTCGGCAAAGAATTCTCCGCGCGGCAATGGCAGTTTCTGCTGCGGCAGATGGTCCAGCAGAAGCTGGTCCTCAAGTCCGACGACATTTACGGGGTGTTGAAAATTTCTTCGTTCGGCATGGACGTTCTCAAGCACAAGGGCAAGATCCTGGGATTTCCTCCGCCGGAGGAAAACACGCGGTCTTCGCGGCCCGCGAAGGCGCGCAAGGACGCCGTGGAGGAATACGACGGGCAGCTTTTTGAGCGGTTGCGCCGCCGGCGCAAGGAGCTGGCCGACGCGCAGAACGTCCCGCCGTATATCATTTTCTCGGACAAGACCCTTATCGAGCTGAGCCAGCAGAGGCCTGTCACCCGGGAGGGCTTCGCGAATATTTACGGTGTGGGCGCGAAGAAGCTGGAGGCCTACGCGGAGGAATTCATCCGCGTGATCCGGGAGCATCAGGTGGGGCCTTGA
- the msrA gene encoding peptide-methionine (S)-S-oxide reductase MsrA has translation MQKAMFGAGCFWGVEEIFRKAKGVTATAVGYSGGKTKDPAYEDVCTGRTGHAEVVRLEFDSLAVTYEQLLDIFWDCHNPMTLNRQGPDTGTQYRSVIFYHSPEQRDAATRSKEARQASGRYPLPIVTAIEPAAEFYRAEEYHQRYFEKHGMSGCH, from the coding sequence ATGCAGAAGGCCATGTTCGGCGCGGGATGTTTTTGGGGCGTTGAGGAGATTTTTCGCAAGGCCAAAGGCGTCACCGCGACAGCCGTCGGGTATTCAGGCGGGAAAACGAAAGATCCGGCGTATGAAGACGTCTGCACCGGGCGGACCGGGCATGCGGAAGTCGTCCGGCTGGAGTTCGATTCGCTCGCGGTGACCTACGAGCAATTGCTCGACATTTTTTGGGACTGCCACAATCCCATGACGCTGAACAGGCAGGGACCGGACACGGGAACGCAGTACCGTTCCGTGATCTTTTATCATTCCCCGGAACAACGGGACGCGGCAACGCGGTCCAAAGAGGCGAGGCAGGCCTCCGGCCGTTACCCCTTGCCGATCGTGACCGCGATCGAGCCCGCCGCCGAATTTTACCGGGCGGAGGAATATCACCAGCGGTATTTTGAGAAGCATGGGATGAGCGGTTGCCATTGA
- a CDS encoding PD-(D/E)XK nuclease family protein — translation MSKIITYSFCEPFIDNLIYYIEGEFVKKGKDLSRVAVVFGGQRPALFIKRELARRMKKSFYPPRFFAINDFMAHIVRKTEAFGGVQDMDSSYLLYQLAKAKAPHILGGRASFSQFLPWTYEILKFIDQMDLENVENDRLKNIQSAAQIGYEVPESINKLLQSIVQLRGLYHERLLKDKNYSRGLQYLRAAQLVKDTAFEEFDQVLFCNFFYFNRCEETVVKELYARDLATLIFQGDQRKWPVLERLAKKFDCAIQEGMEPQPPPFKLQLHQGFDAHSQMGLVREILKGVKNPEQAVVVLPNPDHIIPLLSEITNIVQEFNISMGYPLKRSSLYSLFEFVFKAQVSKKGGTYYTRDYLKVLRHPFVKNLSLGDTPPSPAITRTLIHKIEEVLSGKEKTDESGKLFIDLKDIESLDDLYKLTLDALRRLNIEAGRAELEEILAVIHASLFASWDGVDNFAGFAEVMEKTLDLLVHKGFLKNYPLNINIANRMYDINDEFRSAGFRKERFDAEDVFRIFDSKISREIVAFQGSPLKGLQILGSLETRSLNFETVIVADVNEGTLPTLSVYEPLIPREVMVSLGIDRLELEEEIQRYQFMRLISSAKNVHLVYQASRDKERSRFIEELIWEAEKKEGRSGVVPVRQGGFQLKVAAHVREVRKTPAMIEFLRNHCYSASSVNTYLRNPLEFYYTYVVGVKEQDDLLDEPDARHVGTFVHKLLEQSFTPFLNKKPEINAAFRKRFENLFERLFEDTIGKSLHSDAFLLKTVMMERMSRFLKNEEEDESRQVEKILYLEREFEDEVELSSGRFRFKYIVDRVDQLKDGTVMIIDYKTGSRDQMPNAVEKIAAMPLSREAVRDQVVSFQVPLYFHYLNKQFKDRPINAALYNLRTTKLRAFLGEKAPGREAINAAFLRALDFVMGEILDPDVPFVEDLTAEY, via the coding sequence ATGTCCAAAATCATCACTTACAGCTTTTGCGAACCCTTCATTGACAACCTCATTTATTATATCGAGGGCGAATTTGTCAAGAAAGGGAAGGACTTGAGCCGGGTCGCTGTTGTGTTCGGCGGCCAGAGGCCGGCGCTGTTCATCAAGCGCGAGCTGGCCCGCCGCATGAAGAAGAGTTTTTACCCTCCGCGGTTCTTTGCCATCAATGATTTTATGGCCCATATCGTGCGCAAGACGGAAGCGTTCGGCGGCGTCCAGGACATGGACAGCAGTTATCTTTTGTATCAGCTGGCCAAGGCCAAGGCGCCGCACATCCTGGGCGGGCGGGCCTCGTTCTCGCAATTCCTGCCCTGGACGTATGAGATCCTGAAATTCATCGACCAGATGGACCTGGAGAATGTCGAGAACGACCGACTCAAGAACATCCAGAGCGCGGCGCAGATCGGGTATGAGGTGCCGGAGAGCATCAATAAACTTCTGCAGAGCATCGTCCAGCTGCGCGGGCTGTATCATGAGCGGCTGTTGAAAGACAAGAATTATTCCCGCGGTCTGCAGTATCTTCGCGCGGCCCAGCTGGTCAAGGACACGGCCTTTGAGGAATTCGACCAGGTCCTGTTCTGCAATTTTTTTTACTTCAATCGCTGCGAAGAAACCGTGGTCAAGGAGCTTTACGCCCGGGACCTGGCGACCCTGATCTTCCAGGGCGACCAGCGGAAATGGCCGGTGCTGGAGCGTTTGGCCAAAAAATTCGACTGCGCGATCCAGGAAGGGATGGAGCCCCAGCCCCCGCCGTTCAAGCTCCAGCTTCACCAGGGCTTCGACGCCCACAGTCAGATGGGGCTGGTGCGGGAGATCCTGAAGGGCGTCAAGAACCCGGAACAGGCCGTCGTGGTCCTGCCGAACCCGGACCACATCATCCCGCTCCTTTCCGAGATCACCAACATTGTGCAGGAATTCAATATCTCGATGGGATATCCTCTCAAACGGAGCAGTCTGTATTCGCTGTTTGAATTCGTTTTCAAAGCACAGGTTTCCAAAAAGGGCGGGACATATTACACCCGGGATTATTTGAAGGTCCTCCGGCATCCGTTTGTGAAGAATCTTTCCCTGGGGGACACACCCCCGTCCCCTGCCATCACCCGCACGCTCATCCATAAGATCGAGGAGGTTTTGAGCGGGAAAGAGAAAACGGACGAATCCGGGAAGCTGTTTATTGACCTGAAGGACATCGAGTCGCTGGATGATCTGTACAAGCTCACTCTGGACGCGCTCAGGCGGCTGAACATTGAGGCGGGACGGGCGGAGCTGGAGGAAATTCTGGCGGTGATCCACGCGTCGCTGTTCGCGTCATGGGATGGCGTGGACAATTTCGCCGGGTTTGCCGAGGTCATGGAGAAGACGCTCGACCTTCTGGTCCATAAGGGTTTCCTCAAAAATTATCCGCTGAACATCAACATCGCCAACCGCATGTACGACATCAACGACGAGTTTCGGTCGGCCGGCTTTCGGAAGGAGCGGTTTGACGCGGAGGACGTCTTCCGGATCTTTGACAGCAAGATCTCCCGCGAGATCGTGGCGTTCCAGGGTTCGCCCCTGAAGGGCCTGCAGATCCTGGGGTCGCTGGAAACCCGTTCGCTCAATTTTGAGACCGTGATCGTCGCGGACGTGAACGAGGGGACCCTGCCGACGCTGAGCGTTTACGAGCCCCTGATCCCGCGCGAGGTCATGGTGAGCCTGGGGATCGACCGGCTGGAGCTGGAGGAGGAGATCCAGCGGTATCAGTTCATGCGGCTCATTTCCTCGGCGAAGAACGTGCACCTGGTCTACCAGGCCAGCCGGGACAAGGAGCGCAGCCGTTTCATCGAGGAGCTGATCTGGGAAGCGGAGAAGAAAGAGGGCCGCTCCGGGGTGGTCCCGGTCCGGCAGGGCGGGTTCCAGCTCAAGGTCGCCGCCCATGTCCGGGAGGTCCGGAAAACGCCGGCCATGATCGAGTTCTTGAGGAACCACTGCTACTCCGCGTCGAGCGTGAACACGTACCTGAGGAACCCTCTGGAGTTCTATTACACCTATGTCGTGGGCGTGAAGGAACAGGATGACCTGCTGGACGAACCCGATGCCAGGCATGTCGGGACCTTTGTGCATAAACTTCTGGAGCAGAGTTTCACGCCTTTTTTGAACAAGAAGCCGGAGATCAACGCCGCGTTCCGCAAACGTTTTGAGAATCTTTTTGAGCGCTTGTTCGAGGATACGATCGGCAAGAGCCTGCATTCGGACGCGTTTCTGCTGAAGACCGTGATGATGGAGCGGATGAGCCGGTTTTTGAAGAACGAGGAAGAGGACGAGTCGCGGCAGGTCGAGAAAATCCTGTATCTGGAGCGTGAGTTCGAGGACGAGGTGGAGCTGTCTTCGGGCAGGTTCCGGTTCAAATACATCGTGGACCGCGTGGACCAGCTCAAGGACGGCACCGTCATGATCATCGATTACAAGACCGGCAGCCGGGACCAGATGCCCAATGCCGTCGAGAAAATCGCCGCGATGCCGCTGTCGCGCGAGGCCGTCCGCGACCAGGTGGTGTCTTTCCAGGTCCCGCTGTATTTCCATTATTTAAACAAACAATTTAAAGACCGCCCGATCAACGCCGCGTTGTATAATTTGAGGACGACAAAACTGCGCGCTTTCCTGGGTGAGAAAGCGCCGGGCCGCGAGGCGATCAACGCCGCCTTCCTGCGCGCGCTGGATTTTGTGATGGGGGAGATCCTGGATCCGGATGTCCCGTTTGTGGAAGACCTGACCGCCGAATACTAA
- a CDS encoding glycogen/starch/alpha-glucan phosphorylase — protein sequence MIPRISRKKDMTAEQWKVLHKDMSAEAIKLSFKVNREYALSKDQYSATKNDNFWALAIAIRDRVIERWIETQQRYHKQNVKRVYYLSMEFLIGRLMGNYVYNLGIEGPVRKAVEQLGFDLEELRDQEQDAGLGNGGLGRLAACFLDSMATLGIPSHGYGIRFDYGIFNQKIKDGYQVERPDEWLRLGSPWEFARLEYAVKIRFYGRTEMAHDKTGRLCMKWVDTQDVMAVPYDYPIPGYKNNVVNTLRLWSARSSEEFDFDYFKHGDYEQAVHQKISSEIISKVLYPIDNITRGKELRLKQEYFLTAASIADIIRRFLTENSDLRLIPEKMTIQLNDTHPCLAIVELMRVLIDEYEFDWDAAWNITQRTFAYTNHTLMPEGLESWPLDLFRKLLPRHLQIIYEINARFLNDVSARYPGDVDKLARMSIIEEGAVQKVRMAHVGIVGSFSVNGVSELHSELLRKKLLPDFNDYCPEKFNNKTNGITPRRWLLKANTQLSDLITKTISDKWVTNLDQLEKLAKFKDDKAFQQKWQAIKQSNKEALARHIARTMHIQVDPHSMFDVQVKRVHEYKRQLLFALYIISEYLRLKNDPGAFVQPRTFLIGGKAAPGYFMAKLIIKFFNSIMDAVSRDRAVHGKMQVVFLENYRVSLAEKIFPASDLSEQISTAGTEASGTGNMKFMVNGALTIGTYDGANIEMAERVGKDNIFIFGLLAHEVEKIKTRGYNPQEYIRRSPMLREIMQLISNNFFSHYSLGLFDPIVDSLSHHDPFLVCADFDAYCRMQDTVSHEYQNQEKWTKKSIINVSKAGFFSSDRTIREYSRDIWKIPC from the coding sequence ATGATTCCCCGAATTTCCAGGAAAAAAGACATGACCGCGGAGCAGTGGAAGGTCCTGCACAAGGACATGAGCGCCGAGGCGATCAAGCTGTCGTTCAAGGTCAACCGGGAGTACGCCCTGTCCAAGGACCAGTACTCGGCGACGAAGAACGACAATTTCTGGGCCCTGGCCATCGCCATCCGCGACCGCGTCATCGAACGGTGGATCGAGACCCAGCAGAGGTATCACAAGCAGAACGTCAAACGGGTGTATTACCTGTCCATGGAATTTTTGATCGGCCGGCTGATGGGGAATTATGTTTATAACCTCGGCATTGAGGGCCCGGTGCGCAAGGCCGTTGAGCAGCTCGGGTTTGACCTTGAAGAATTGCGTGACCAGGAGCAGGACGCGGGCCTGGGCAACGGCGGTCTGGGCCGCCTGGCCGCGTGTTTCCTTGATTCCATGGCCACCCTCGGCATCCCGTCGCACGGCTACGGCATCCGGTTCGATTACGGGATCTTCAACCAGAAGATCAAGGACGGCTACCAGGTGGAGCGGCCCGACGAGTGGCTGCGGCTGGGCAGTCCCTGGGAATTCGCCCGGCTCGAGTACGCGGTCAAGATCCGGTTTTACGGCCGCACCGAGATGGCCCACGACAAGACCGGCCGGCTCTGCATGAAATGGGTGGACACCCAGGATGTCATGGCCGTTCCCTACGATTATCCGATCCCCGGATACAAGAACAACGTCGTCAACACCCTGCGGCTCTGGTCGGCGCGCAGTTCCGAGGAATTCGATTTCGATTATTTCAAGCACGGCGACTACGAGCAGGCCGTCCACCAGAAAATTTCCTCCGAGATCATCTCCAAGGTCTTGTATCCGATTGACAACATCACCCGCGGCAAGGAACTGCGCCTGAAACAGGAATATTTCCTGACGGCCGCGTCGATCGCGGACATCATCCGCCGGTTCCTGACCGAGAACAGCGACCTGCGGCTGATCCCGGAAAAGATGACGATCCAGCTCAACGACACGCACCCGTGCCTGGCGATCGTGGAGCTGATGCGGGTGCTGATCGACGAGTACGAATTCGACTGGGACGCGGCCTGGAACATCACCCAGCGCACGTTCGCCTACACCAACCACACGCTCATGCCCGAGGGCCTGGAATCCTGGCCTCTCGATCTGTTCCGCAAGCTTTTGCCGCGCCATCTGCAGATCATCTACGAGATCAACGCGCGGTTCCTGAACGACGTCTCGGCCCGCTATCCGGGGGACGTGGACAAGCTGGCGCGGATGTCCATCATCGAGGAGGGGGCCGTGCAGAAGGTCCGCATGGCGCACGTCGGCATCGTCGGCAGTTTCTCGGTCAACGGCGTTTCCGAATTGCATTCGGAACTTTTGCGCAAAAAACTTTTGCCGGACTTCAACGATTACTGCCCGGAGAAATTCAACAACAAGACCAACGGCATCACCCCCCGGCGCTGGCTGCTCAAGGCCAACACGCAGCTGTCGGACCTGATTACGAAAACGATCTCGGATAAATGGGTGACGAACCTGGACCAGCTGGAAAAGCTGGCCAAATTCAAGGACGACAAGGCGTTTCAGCAGAAATGGCAGGCGATCAAGCAGTCGAACAAGGAGGCCCTGGCCCGGCACATCGCCCGCACCATGCACATCCAGGTGGATCCCCACTCGATGTTCGACGTGCAGGTCAAGCGCGTCCACGAATACAAACGCCAGCTGTTGTTCGCGCTGTACATCATCTCCGAATACCTCCGGTTGAAGAACGACCCCGGCGCGTTCGTCCAGCCGCGGACGTTTTTGATCGGGGGCAAGGCGGCGCCGGGCTACTTCATGGCCAAGCTTATCATCAAATTTTTCAACAGCATCATGGACGCGGTCAGCCGCGACCGCGCTGTGCACGGGAAGATGCAGGTGGTGTTCCTGGAGAATTACCGGGTGTCCCTCGCCGAGAAGATCTTCCCGGCCAGCGACCTGTCCGAGCAGATCTCCACCGCCGGCACCGAGGCCTCGGGCACGGGCAACATGAAGTTCATGGTCAACGGCGCCTTGACCATCGGGACCTACGACGGGGCCAACATCGAGATGGCCGAGCGGGTGGGCAAGGACAACATCTTCATCTTCGGCCTGCTGGCGCACGAGGTCGAGAAGATCAAGACCCGGGGGTATAACCCGCAGGAATACATCCGCCGTTCGCCGATGCTCAGGGAGATCATGCAGCTGATCTCCAACAATTTCTTCAGTCATTACAGCCTGGGCCTTTTTGACCCGATCGTGGATTCGTTGTCGCACCACGATCCGTTCCTGGTCTGCGCGGACTTCGACGCGTACTGCCGGATGCAGGACACCGTGTCGCACGAGTACCAGAACCAGGAGAAGTGGACGAAGAAGTCCATCATCAACGTGTCCAAGGCCGGATTCTTTTCCAGCGACCGCACCATCCGCGAATATTCCCGGGATATCTGGAAGATCCCCTGCTGA
- a CDS encoding tetratricopeptide repeat protein, with product MRTPDARKTRKSVPPRLPGPGIPLIFWFVLGGGVLLYAPLLKAGFLLDDTLFLHSPAIKDLGNLEFLWRAFNTRLLPGITFALNYAAGRDNPAGYHAVNIAVHLVNALLVYAFAALTFRTPRVRGTPSAEHGTTIASLASIIFLCHPLVTQTVAYVVQRSTSLAAMFYLLTLIGYVKARMEPGRRIWFFAALVSLALGIVSKEMIVTLPLALTLYEFFFFSGGPGQTRARIVRLLPFWALVLAVPLLLSLETDSALLRLRPQVLASGLALTNVLTEINVLNTYLRLMVFPVNQNVDYDYPFVHGLGEPSVVWSVIVLAGCMLAAVRLFSRSRPAAYAIWWFFITLSVEFAVCSWVGRDMIFEHYAYLATVGFALFLPSIAFTVAPPRNALRAVAGAIAFFCMLSMARVFVWSDVERLLQDNLVKSPRKLRAIHLLSEYYIKNKQYDRALRVLHLGFRLAPEHSYNYVHLGTIYEEQNRLPEARRAYETAAGLEPPYARAYFKAGYFFARDRRFAEAEEYYRKSLYYDPKLTNAYCNLGNLYIMQGKSGEAITFLRSGLREDPYDVFCRNSLASVYALKGDKEGAIREFETMIRMFPDSVIAYKNLGNLYFMQNDLPRAEKMLRKARALAPQDGDVTRLLERIGRPGTPSPSKPEVRWEGRRPPE from the coding sequence GTGCGAACCCCCGATGCCCGAAAAACCAGGAAATCCGTCCCGCCCCGCCTGCCGGGGCCGGGCATTCCCCTGATCTTCTGGTTCGTTCTGGGGGGCGGTGTCTTGCTCTACGCGCCGCTCCTGAAAGCCGGGTTCCTGCTCGACGATACGCTGTTCCTCCATTCCCCGGCCATCAAGGACCTTGGGAACCTGGAATTCCTCTGGCGCGCCTTTAACACGCGTCTTCTGCCCGGCATCACCTTTGCCCTCAACTACGCCGCAGGCCGGGACAACCCCGCCGGTTATCACGCGGTCAATATTGCCGTTCATCTCGTCAATGCCCTTTTGGTCTACGCGTTCGCCGCGTTGACGTTCCGCACGCCCCGCGTCCGCGGGACCCCTTCCGCCGAGCACGGGACAACGATCGCTTCGCTCGCTTCGATCATCTTCCTGTGTCACCCTCTTGTCACGCAGACCGTGGCCTACGTGGTCCAGCGCTCGACTTCGCTCGCGGCGATGTTTTATCTGCTGACGCTCATCGGTTATGTGAAGGCCAGGATGGAACCCGGCCGTCGGATATGGTTTTTCGCGGCCCTGGTGTCTCTGGCGCTGGGCATTGTCAGCAAGGAGATGATCGTGACCCTGCCGCTGGCGCTGACGCTGTATGAATTCTTTTTCTTTTCCGGCGGGCCGGGACAGACCAGGGCCCGGATCGTCCGTCTGCTCCCGTTCTGGGCGCTGGTCCTGGCGGTGCCGCTTTTGTTGAGTCTGGAAACGGATTCCGCGCTGCTGCGTCTGCGGCCTCAGGTCCTGGCCTCCGGGCTGGCGCTCACGAACGTCCTCACCGAGATCAACGTCCTGAACACCTACCTGCGGCTCATGGTGTTCCCGGTGAACCAGAACGTTGACTATGACTATCCGTTTGTTCATGGCCTGGGAGAGCCGTCCGTCGTCTGGTCGGTGATCGTGCTGGCCGGCTGTATGCTTGCGGCCGTGCGGTTGTTTTCCCGGTCGCGTCCGGCGGCGTACGCTATCTGGTGGTTTTTTATCACCTTGTCCGTGGAGTTTGCGGTCTGCTCCTGGGTCGGGCGGGACATGATCTTTGAGCATTACGCGTATCTGGCGACGGTGGGTTTCGCCCTGTTTCTTCCGTCGATCGCGTTTACCGTCGCGCCGCCGCGCAACGCGCTCAGGGCCGTGGCCGGAGCGATCGCCTTTTTCTGCATGCTGAGCATGGCCCGGGTTTTTGTCTGGTCGGACGTCGAACGGCTCCTGCAGGACAATCTCGTCAAGTCTCCCCGCAAACTTCGCGCCATTCACTTGCTGTCGGAGTATTACATCAAGAACAAACAGTACGACCGGGCCCTGCGGGTCCTGCATTTGGGCTTCCGGCTCGCCCCGGAGCACTCGTACAACTATGTTCACCTGGGCACGATTTATGAGGAGCAGAATCGCCTCCCGGAGGCGCGGCGCGCGTATGAAACAGCGGCCGGCCTGGAGCCGCCGTATGCCCGGGCGTATTTCAAGGCCGGTTATTTTTTCGCGCGGGACCGGCGTTTCGCCGAGGCCGAGGAATATTACAGAAAAAGCCTTTATTACGATCCCAAGCTGACGAACGCGTACTGCAATCTGGGCAATCTTTACATCATGCAGGGAAAATCGGGCGAGGCCATCACTTTTTTGCGGTCGGGACTGAGGGAAGACCCGTATGACGTGTTTTGCCGCAACAGCCTGGCCAGCGTGTATGCCCTTAAGGGCGACAAGGAGGGGGCGATCCGGGAATTCGAGACCATGATCCGGATGTTCCCCGACTCGGTGATCGCTTACAAAAATTTGGGTAATCTGTATTTCATGCAAAATGATTTGCCCCGCGCGGAGAAAATGCTGCGCAAGGCCCGGGCGCTCGCGCCGCAGGACGGGGACGTTACCCGCCTGCTGGAGCGGATCGGCCGTCCGGGGACGCCGTCGCCGTCGAAGCCGGAAGTCCGCTGGGAAGGCCGCCGGCCGCCGGAATAA
- a CDS encoding alkaline phosphatase family protein — protein sequence MMASFRDIENMLARANVWIRRVMVGVLIPFVLILVVWDVSGPRPPVSEISHVIVISFDGLRADAISRLGPSGVPAFYEVLSTGAGTLNARTDHDFTVTLPNHTCMLTGRPVLGEGGHGYTSNDDNIVKTLHENKGQYVAGIFDVVHGHALRGAFFSSKPKFSLYIKSYGARGVLRAVDAVSAQEQQLIDFYRISGYNDDAIVDAFLHTLKKHAPHFTFLHLSGLDATGHDYGWDPAPESVYMNEVRRMDRRLERVLRFLKEDRTSRGTTVVIVTADHGGYGTHHKDVTDPRDYTIPFLVWGNHVAQGADLYKLNPGTRKDPEQERVPYGAGLQPVRNGDAPNLALSLLGLPSIPGSSINVRQDLSVYPLSPAGK from the coding sequence ATGATGGCATCCTTCAGGGACATTGAAAATATGCTGGCCAGGGCCAATGTATGGATCCGGCGCGTTATGGTCGGGGTCCTGATTCCTTTTGTCCTGATCCTGGTGGTCTGGGACGTGTCCGGCCCGCGGCCGCCGGTATCCGAGATTTCACACGTCATTGTGATCAGCTTCGACGGCCTGCGCGCCGATGCGATCAGCCGGCTGGGCCCTTCCGGCGTCCCGGCGTTCTATGAAGTGTTGAGCACAGGGGCCGGGACCCTCAACGCCCGCACAGACCATGATTTCACCGTCACCCTGCCCAACCACACCTGCATGCTCACGGGCCGGCCGGTGCTGGGCGAGGGCGGCCACGGTTACACGTCCAATGACGATAATATCGTGAAGACCCTTCACGAGAACAAGGGGCAATATGTCGCCGGCATTTTCGACGTGGTCCACGGCCATGCCTTGCGCGGGGCTTTCTTCTCGTCAAAACCCAAGTTTTCGCTCTATATCAAATCCTACGGCGCGAGAGGGGTCCTGCGCGCGGTTGATGCGGTTTCTGCGCAGGAACAGCAGCTCATTGATTTTTACCGGATCAGCGGTTATAACGACGACGCGATCGTTGACGCGTTCCTGCATACCTTGAAAAAACACGCGCCGCATTTCACGTTCTTGCATCTGAGCGGGCTGGACGCCACCGGCCATGATTACGGCTGGGACCCTGCCCCGGAGTCCGTTTACATGAACGAGGTCCGGCGCATGGACCGGCGGCTGGAGAGGGTCCTGCGGTTTTTGAAAGAGGACAGGACGTCCCGCGGCACCACGGTGGTGATCGTCACCGCGGACCACGGCGGGTACGGGACCCATCACAAGGACGTGACAGACCCGCGGGATTACACCATCCCGTTTCTGGTCTGGGGAAATCATGTGGCGCAGGGCGCGGACCTTTACAAACTCAATCCCGGAACGCGGAAAGACCCGGAACAGGAGAGGGTGCCTTACGGAGCCGGCCTCCAGCCCGTCCGCAACGGCGACGCCCCCAACCTGGCGCTGTCCCTGCTGGGACTTCCGTCGATCCCCGGCTCGTCCATCAATGTCCGGCAGGATCTGAGCGTGTATCCTTTGTCGCCCGCGGGGAAGTGA